A stretch of Elusimicrobiota bacterium DNA encodes these proteins:
- a CDS encoding AAA family ATPase produces MTEGLVIGKFYPPHRGHGYLIDTALRNSDRLTVLVCEKKEETISGALRARWIREMAPAARVRVIPDIGADDDSKAWALHTRRFLGYRPDLVFTSEGYGPVFARYLGARHRMVDRGRTAVPISARQIRSDPGKYWTYLSPGAKAHYAKRVVVLGAESTGKTTLARALASRLKTNWVPEFGRYHFEGKALAGKPLRWSDEDFIHIARTQNQWEEALARTCHRWLVCDTNAFVTLVWQRRYLGRVSPEVEREARRGRYHGALLLEDDLPFVQDGTRDGKSFRRRMQKMLVEELNRRKIPVIRIRGRGPRRLAAAWAALRALESRDSGTKREKV; encoded by the coding sequence GTGACGGAAGGGTTGGTCATCGGCAAGTTCTACCCGCCCCACCGGGGCCACGGGTATTTAATCGACACGGCCCTCCGGAACTCGGACCGGTTGACGGTCTTGGTCTGTGAGAAAAAAGAGGAGACGATTTCCGGCGCCCTTCGGGCCCGGTGGATCCGCGAAATGGCGCCCGCCGCCCGGGTGCGCGTGATCCCGGACATCGGCGCCGACGACGATTCCAAGGCCTGGGCGCTGCACACCCGGCGGTTCCTGGGCTACCGGCCGGACCTGGTGTTCACCTCCGAAGGATACGGCCCCGTCTTCGCCCGCTATCTCGGGGCCCGGCACCGAATGGTGGACCGGGGTCGAACAGCCGTTCCCATTTCCGCCCGCCAAATCCGCTCCGATCCCGGAAAATATTGGACCTATCTTTCCCCCGGGGCCAAGGCCCACTACGCCAAACGCGTCGTGGTGTTGGGGGCCGAATCCACCGGCAAGACGACTCTGGCCCGGGCCCTGGCGTCTCGATTAAAAACCAACTGGGTGCCCGAATTCGGCCGCTATCATTTCGAAGGGAAGGCGTTGGCCGGAAAGCCCCTCCGCTGGTCCGACGAGGATTTTATCCACATCGCCCGGACTCAAAACCAATGGGAAGAAGCCCTGGCCCGGACCTGCCACCGGTGGCTCGTCTGCGACACCAACGCTTTTGTGACGTTGGTGTGGCAGCGACGCTATTTGGGGCGCGTGTCGCCGGAAGTCGAGCGGGAGGCCCGCCGGGGCCGTTACCACGGGGCCCTGCTCCTGGAGGACGATCTTCCCTTCGTGCAGGACGGCACCCGGGACGGGAAAAGCTTTCGACGGAGGATGCAGAAAATGTTGGTGGAGGAATTGAATCGTCGAAAAATCCCGGTGATTCGAATTCGCGGCCGGGGGCCCCGGCGGCTGGCGGCGGCTTGGGCGGCCCTCCGAGCATTGGAGTCCCGGGACTCGGGGACAAAACGGGAAAAAGTATAA
- a CDS encoding circularly permuted type 2 ATP-grasp protein, translating to MDFRQYAPTLYYDELFRSDGTPRPFALPLVHQVNALSVGELNRRQKTAELALLNMGVTFNTGGQAGAERIFPFDIIPRLIEAAEWDVLEKGLKQRIRALNAFLQDVYNDQDILGDGVVPRHVVDSSRGFLPPCRGFTPPGGVWIHVTGTDLIRDRDGTFYVLEDNLRCPSGVSYVLGNRLVMKRTFPELFENNRVRPVDDYAQRLLGNLREVAPNGASSPTVVVLTPGVHNAAYFEHSFLAQQMGVDLVEGGDLFVRDGWVWMRTTRGLRRVDVIYRRVDDVFLDPRVFNRDSLLGVPGLLEVYRAGRVALANAPGTGIADDKVVYAYVPKMIRYYLDEAPLLPNVPTHLCWEDDAREMVLKNLETLVVKAANESGGYGMLIGPASTEEERKAFAQKIIDNPRNYIAQPTIGLSQVPTMVNAHFEGRHVDLRPYILYGRDVHVLPGGLTRVALRKGSLVVNSSQGGGSKDTWVIQYPPAAPC from the coding sequence ATGGATTTTCGACAGTACGCTCCCACGCTCTATTACGACGAGCTTTTCCGCTCGGACGGCACCCCGCGCCCTTTCGCCCTCCCGCTGGTCCACCAGGTCAACGCCCTGTCGGTCGGGGAATTGAACCGCCGGCAAAAAACGGCCGAGCTGGCCCTGCTCAACATGGGCGTGACGTTCAACACCGGCGGCCAGGCCGGCGCCGAACGCATTTTCCCCTTTGACATCATTCCCCGCCTGATCGAGGCGGCGGAGTGGGACGTTCTGGAAAAAGGCCTCAAACAGCGCATCCGCGCCTTGAACGCGTTCCTTCAAGACGTCTACAACGACCAGGACATTCTGGGCGACGGCGTGGTTCCCCGCCACGTGGTCGATTCCAGCCGGGGCTTCCTCCCCCCGTGCCGGGGGTTCACCCCGCCGGGCGGCGTCTGGATCCACGTGACCGGCACCGATTTGATCCGGGACCGGGACGGCACCTTCTACGTGTTGGAGGACAACCTCCGCTGCCCCTCGGGGGTCTCCTACGTGCTGGGGAACCGCCTGGTGATGAAGCGGACGTTTCCCGAACTCTTTGAAAACAACCGGGTCCGCCCCGTGGACGATTACGCCCAGCGCCTGTTGGGCAACCTGCGGGAGGTGGCGCCCAACGGCGCGTCGTCGCCCACCGTCGTGGTGTTGACCCCCGGGGTCCACAACGCGGCCTATTTCGAACATTCCTTCCTGGCCCAGCAGATGGGGGTGGATTTGGTCGAGGGCGGCGATCTCTTCGTGCGCGACGGCTGGGTGTGGATGCGCACCACCCGGGGCCTTCGGCGGGTGGACGTGATTTACCGCCGGGTGGACGACGTCTTTTTGGACCCCCGGGTTTTTAACCGGGACTCCCTGCTCGGCGTGCCCGGCCTCCTGGAGGTTTACCGCGCCGGCCGCGTGGCCCTGGCCAACGCCCCCGGCACGGGGATCGCCGACGACAAGGTGGTCTACGCCTACGTCCCCAAAATGATCCGCTACTACCTGGACGAGGCGCCGCTCCTGCCCAACGTCCCCACCCACCTCTGCTGGGAGGACGACGCCCGGGAAATGGTTTTGAAAAACCTGGAAACCCTGGTGGTCAAGGCGGCCAACGAATCCGGCGGGTACGGCATGTTGATCGGCCCGGCCTCGACGGAAGAGGAGCGGAAGGCCTTCGCCCAAAAGATCATCGACAACCCGCGCAATTACATCGCCCAACCCACCATCGGCCTCTCCCAGGTGCCCACCATGGTCAACGCCCATTTCGAGGGCCGGCACGTGGATTTGCGGCCCTACATCCTTTACGGCCGGGACGTCCACGTCCTGCCGGGGGGGCTCACCCGCGTGGCTCTTCGAAAAGGGTCCCTCGTGGTCAACTCCTCCCAGGGCGGCGGCAGCAAGGACACCTGGGTCATTCAGTATCCGCCGGCCGCCCCGTGCTGA
- a CDS encoding transglutaminase family protein: MWFEAVHAIRYAYSGPVRLGPHTLRLLPRPDGAQRLISAAWDIRPAPAGSARNLDLNGNDVLEIWFSEPTTALSLRFRSRVETFRANPFDYVPLRPQLPVDYGDRAGILAPYRHPVGPQTDMDAFARQIREESGGRADAFLPLLCRRINGLFAREVREEGPARSPGATWAIRRGACRDLAWFFVDCCRREGFAARFVSGYHEDDSQRFRRDLHAWAEVYVEGGGWRGFDPTTGMAVADRHIPLAAGSTPAEAAPVEGAFGADGVTAAMTYELSLVRVGAAAPTETPA; the protein is encoded by the coding sequence ATGTGGTTTGAGGCGGTCCACGCGATACGCTACGCCTACTCGGGGCCCGTGCGCCTGGGCCCCCACACCCTGCGCCTACTGCCCCGGCCCGACGGCGCCCAGCGGTTGATTTCCGCCGCCTGGGACATCCGGCCCGCCCCCGCCGGTTCCGCGCGGAATTTGGATTTAAACGGCAACGACGTCCTGGAAATCTGGTTTTCCGAGCCGACCACGGCCCTCTCCCTCCGGTTCCGCTCCCGGGTGGAAACCTTCCGGGCCAATCCCTTCGATTACGTGCCCCTCCGCCCCCAACTGCCGGTGGATTACGGCGACCGCGCCGGAATACTCGCGCCCTATCGCCACCCCGTCGGCCCGCAAACGGACATGGACGCCTTTGCCCGTCAAATCCGGGAAGAGTCGGGCGGCCGGGCGGACGCGTTCCTCCCCCTCCTTTGTCGGCGGATCAACGGCCTGTTCGCGCGGGAAGTCCGGGAGGAAGGGCCCGCCCGATCGCCGGGGGCGACCTGGGCGATCCGTCGGGGCGCGTGCCGGGACCTGGCGTGGTTTTTCGTGGACTGCTGCCGGCGGGAAGGCTTCGCGGCGCGGTTCGTGAGCGGCTACCACGAAGACGATTCCCAACGCTTCCGCCGGGACCTGCACGCCTGGGCGGAGGTCTACGTGGAAGGCGGCGGCTGGCGGGGGTTCGATCCCACGACCGGGATGGCCGTGGCCGACCGGCACATTCCCCTGGCCGCCGGTTCGACGCCCGCCGAAGCCGCCCCGGTGGAGGGCGCCTTCGGCGCCGACGGCGTCACCGCCGCCATGACCTACGAACTCTCCCTCGTCCGCGTCGGCGCGGCGGCCCCCACGGAAACGCCCGCCTAA
- a CDS encoding nicotinamide mononucleotide transporter translates to MTALFSTSTVLFRVAGYALSPVEFLGTLLTLWSVWLVTRRNVWNWPVGNLGGLLFAFLFYQIRLYSDLVEQIYYIATGFYGWWVWTRRGASAERELGVTIATPRWRAVSLGAIVLGTAVMGFVMSRVNLWWPLWFPETASYPYWDAFTTVVSFTAQLLMAHKKLDCWPLWVLVDVIGIGLYFVKGVVFVSFLYVVFLGLALSGWRSWHRTRTA, encoded by the coding sequence GTGACGGCGCTTTTCAGCACGAGCACCGTGCTGTTTCGGGTGGCGGGCTACGCCCTGAGCCCGGTGGAATTTCTGGGCACCCTGCTGACGCTGTGGTCCGTGTGGCTGGTGACGCGCCGGAACGTTTGGAACTGGCCCGTCGGCAATTTGGGCGGACTCCTCTTCGCCTTCCTCTTCTATCAGATCCGACTTTATTCCGACCTGGTGGAGCAGATCTATTACATCGCCACCGGATTTTACGGTTGGTGGGTCTGGACCCGGCGGGGGGCCTCCGCCGAGCGGGAATTGGGCGTCACGATTGCCACGCCCCGGTGGCGCGCTGTTTCCCTGGGCGCGATTGTGCTCGGAACCGCCGTTATGGGATTCGTCATGTCCCGGGTGAATTTGTGGTGGCCCCTTTGGTTCCCCGAAACCGCCTCCTACCCCTATTGGGACGCCTTCACCACCGTGGTCAGTTTCACCGCCCAACTTTTAATGGCCCACAAGAAATTGGACTGTTGGCCCCTCTGGGTTCTGGTGGACGTCATCGGCATCGGGCTGTATTTTGTGAAAGGGGTGGTTTTCGTTTCTTTCCTCTACGTTGTTTTCCTGGGGTTGGCCCTGAGCGGTTGGCGCTCCTGGCATCGCACGAGGACGGCGTGA
- a CDS encoding DUF1207 domain-containing protein gives MKTIVRSPGSRAVGKFLLSRVLRAGAAGFLLALGALSLRGEESSRYATGNAPPPDGLFAPLRADPRELHFALRAAFPHQRVTAAEVAIGHYYGIYRWALPGGAGAVQANVGGGIFPRFNFSHDTDLQVIDFYGNIPVDVRAGRWSGRFMVYHVSSHLGDDYIRATGHASVRNSWNTLRSILSFDADPRLRLYGGHSYHLLVRPAALKGQAFQAGVEIYSPVFANGRAQAYWANDAQWWQRTHWRTMYNAQVGIKLGRDRGQGRGISYFLEFTTGPEHYGQFFDRSETRGTVGAKFDFI, from the coding sequence GTGAAAACCATCGTGCGTTCCCCCGGGTCCCGGGCGGTCGGGAAGTTCCTTTTGAGCCGCGTCCTCCGCGCCGGAGCGGCGGGTTTCCTTTTGGCCCTCGGAGCCCTCTCCCTCCGGGGAGAAGAATCGTCCCGTTACGCCACCGGCAACGCCCCCCCGCCGGACGGTCTTTTCGCCCCCCTCCGGGCGGATCCCCGGGAACTGCATTTCGCGCTTCGGGCCGCCTTTCCCCACCAACGGGTCACCGCGGCCGAAGTGGCCATCGGTCATTACTACGGGATCTACCGTTGGGCCCTGCCCGGCGGCGCCGGCGCGGTTCAAGCCAACGTGGGGGGCGGCATCTTTCCCCGGTTCAATTTCTCCCACGACACCGACCTTCAGGTCATCGATTTTTACGGCAACATTCCCGTGGACGTCCGGGCGGGCCGCTGGTCGGGTCGCTTCATGGTTTACCACGTCAGTTCCCACCTGGGCGACGACTACATCCGGGCCACCGGCCACGCCTCGGTCCGCAATTCCTGGAACACCCTCCGGTCCATTCTTTCCTTCGACGCCGACCCCCGCCTCCGCCTTTACGGGGGGCACTCGTACCACCTGTTGGTGCGCCCCGCGGCCTTGAAGGGTCAGGCCTTTCAGGCGGGCGTGGAAATCTATTCCCCGGTGTTCGCCAACGGCCGGGCCCAGGCCTATTGGGCCAACGACGCCCAATGGTGGCAACGCACCCACTGGCGCACCATGTACAACGCGCAGGTCGGGATCAAATTGGGGCGGGACCGGGGCCAAGGGCGGGGCATCTCTTATTTCCTGGAGTTCACGACGGGTCCGGAACATTACGGCCAGTTCTTTGATCGGTCGGAAACCCGAGGAACCGTCGGGGCGAAGTTCGATTTCATTTAA
- a CDS encoding aldehyde dehydrogenase family protein, with translation MTLINWKASPGDRIPAGDQNRPRYLVDGRALPWDGPSFEVKSPVFEEGPGGWAPRSLGRCGLLDGPTGLSALEAAVRAYDKGRGAWPTATVATRVAALRNFLGRMKGRRLEIARLICWEVGKPWADSLAEVDRTVIYGEQTAAALEELDKQGRDYLVSDGFRARVRRSPIGVGLCMGPYNYPLNETFATLLPALVMGNPVVVKLPRLGMLCTMPLLEDFAASFPPGVVNIISGEGATVVTPIVASGRVDLLAFIGSAKTAGQLKHAHPKPNRLRSVLGLGAKNAAIVLPDADLDLAVKEGVAGALTFNGQRCTALKIFFVHKSIADRFVAKMAEAVAALRRGLPFEDGVQVTPLPDVAMVEKMGRYVEDARSKGARVVNPGGGEKDQTFFSPAVIYPVAPSMALWREEQFGPVVPVAAYESLDEVIDYLAGSDLGQQASVFGRDPKTLGGLIDALVNQVCRVNLNAQCRRGPDTFPFGGRKDSAEGTLSVTDALRVFSLRTLAAGVDRPDTRDLLERLAEGGFSRFLSR, from the coding sequence ATGACCCTGATAAACTGGAAGGCTTCGCCCGGAGACCGGATTCCCGCCGGGGACCAAAACCGCCCCCGCTATTTGGTGGACGGTCGGGCGCTGCCCTGGGACGGACCGTCCTTCGAAGTGAAATCCCCGGTGTTCGAAGAGGGGCCGGGCGGCTGGGCCCCCCGGTCCCTGGGTCGATGCGGGCTTTTGGACGGCCCCACGGGCTTGTCCGCCCTGGAAGCGGCGGTGCGGGCCTACGACAAGGGACGGGGCGCCTGGCCCACGGCCACGGTCGCCACCCGCGTGGCCGCCCTGCGGAATTTCCTGGGCCGGATGAAAGGGCGCCGGCTGGAAATCGCCCGCCTGATCTGTTGGGAGGTGGGGAAACCCTGGGCCGATTCCCTGGCCGAGGTGGACCGGACGGTGATCTACGGCGAGCAGACCGCCGCCGCCCTGGAGGAATTGGACAAACAGGGCCGGGACTATTTGGTGAGCGACGGGTTTCGGGCCCGGGTGCGGCGCTCGCCCATCGGCGTGGGTCTCTGCATGGGCCCGTACAATTATCCGCTGAACGAAACCTTCGCCACGCTTTTGCCCGCCCTGGTCATGGGAAACCCGGTCGTGGTCAAGTTGCCCCGGCTGGGCATGCTTTGCACCATGCCTTTGCTGGAAGATTTCGCCGCCAGTTTTCCGCCGGGGGTGGTCAACATTATTTCCGGGGAAGGGGCGACGGTGGTGACGCCCATCGTGGCGTCGGGCCGGGTGGATTTGCTGGCCTTCATCGGCTCGGCCAAGACGGCGGGGCAACTGAAGCACGCCCACCCGAAACCCAACCGGCTCCGCTCCGTCCTGGGCCTGGGGGCCAAAAACGCCGCCATCGTCCTGCCCGACGCCGACCTCGACCTGGCGGTCAAGGAAGGCGTGGCCGGGGCCCTCACCTTCAACGGCCAGCGTTGCACGGCGCTTAAAATCTTTTTCGTCCACAAATCCATCGCGGATCGCTTCGTGGCCAAAATGGCCGAGGCCGTGGCGGCCCTTCGCCGGGGCCTGCCCTTCGAGGACGGCGTTCAAGTCACGCCCCTCCCCGACGTCGCCATGGTGGAAAAAATGGGCCGCTACGTGGAAGACGCCCGGTCCAAGGGCGCCCGGGTGGTCAACCCGGGGGGAGGGGAAAAAGATCAAACGTTCTTTTCCCCGGCGGTGATTTACCCCGTGGCGCCTTCCATGGCCCTTTGGCGGGAGGAGCAGTTCGGCCCCGTGGTTCCCGTGGCGGCCTACGAATCCCTGGACGAAGTGATCGACTACCTGGCGGGGTCCGACCTGGGCCAACAGGCCAGCGTGTTCGGCCGGGACCCCAAAACCCTGGGCGGGTTGATCGACGCCCTGGTCAACCAAGTCTGCCGGGTCAACCTCAACGCCCAATGCCGGCGGGGGCCGGACACCTTTCCCTTCGGCGGGCGGAAGGATTCCGCCGAGGGCACCTTGTCCGTGACCGACGCCCTGCGGGTCTTCTCCCTGCGAACCCTGGCCGCGGGCGTGGACCGGCCCGACACCCGGGACCTCCTGGAACGGCTGGCCGAGGGCGGCTTTTCCCGCTTCCTGTCCCGGTGA
- a CDS encoding alpha-E domain-containing protein: MLSRAAESIYWMERYRERAENTARAVDCSLQLSLDAPAERESPWGPVVLASGDEELYKELGGTLSKKAAMNFLTFEERNPNSILSCLSKARDNARSVREIIAAEMWQELNTAYLYVRNAAADPAASPTPHEFYTRVKRHGQVFAGIADATMLRGEAWHFGRMGAMLERADKTSRLLDMKYFLLLPSVDDVGAPYDGLQWSALLDAVGALEFYRKKHRQILHADVVDFLVLNPDFPRSILHCLLELEKSLRALTGTPPGQPGNDAERLLGRLRSDLGFCRVEDVMRRGLHEFLNDVQVRLDEVNAALSTIFFTPSATLADGHSHDQ, encoded by the coding sequence GTGCTGAGCCGCGCGGCGGAATCCATTTATTGGATGGAGCGCTACCGGGAGCGGGCCGAGAACACGGCCCGGGCGGTGGACTGCAGTCTTCAACTGTCCCTGGACGCCCCGGCGGAACGGGAAAGCCCCTGGGGCCCCGTCGTCCTGGCCAGCGGCGACGAGGAGCTGTACAAGGAACTCGGCGGGACGCTCTCCAAAAAAGCCGCCATGAATTTTCTCACCTTTGAAGAACGGAACCCCAACTCCATTTTGTCCTGCCTGAGCAAAGCCCGTGACAACGCCCGCTCGGTGCGCGAAATCATCGCCGCCGAGATGTGGCAGGAGCTGAACACCGCCTATTTGTACGTGCGGAACGCGGCCGCCGATCCCGCCGCGAGCCCCACTCCCCACGAGTTCTACACCCGCGTCAAACGCCACGGCCAGGTTTTCGCCGGCATCGCCGACGCCACCATGCTCCGGGGCGAGGCCTGGCACTTCGGGCGGATGGGCGCGATGCTGGAGCGGGCCGACAAGACCTCCCGGCTCCTGGACATGAAATACTTTCTCCTTCTGCCGTCCGTGGACGACGTGGGCGCGCCCTACGACGGCCTTCAATGGAGCGCCCTGCTGGACGCCGTGGGCGCCCTGGAGTTCTACCGGAAAAAGCACCGCCAGATTCTTCACGCCGACGTGGTGGACTTCTTGGTTTTAAACCCGGACTTTCCCCGTTCCATCCTCCACTGCCTGTTGGAATTGGAGAAGTCCCTGCGGGCGCTCACCGGCACGCCGCCGGGCCAGCCCGGCAACGACGCCGAACGCCTCCTGGGGCGTTTGCGGTCCGACCTGGGGTTCTGCCGGGTGGAGGACGTCATGCGCCGGGGACTCCACGAATTTTTGAACGACGTTCAAGTCCGCCTGGACGAGGTGAACGCCGCGCTGTCCACCATTTTCTTCACGCCGTCGGCGACGCTCGCCGACGGCCACTCGCACGACCAATAG
- a CDS encoding PD40 domain-containing protein: protein MKKSRFLRVALLSVPALAVQAGFNLGLTGAAKSRAKHLEDKINAGPSVESRINTPGWADSPFISRDGQRLYFMYSRWDFGPVFLSTGGLPVLRGPDRPGHHKDDVNPYDDSDLYVATKRGDGSWDTPVNMGFNSAGGDASGMELSSGTFFVWIKPTLPSGLPDIYISTRDAFGHWSAPVGISPHINTVNLEDNPHLWPDGNSMWFTSDRGGGAGGKDIWFSSKTAGVWNTPVNAGPTLNTAADEDQFWVSPVNFDVYFTRDNQIYRSSFSGLGYTAPTLVNLGLAVAAEPSITDDGQDLYFATGDTTTAHIRIMHARSLGGGHWATPVPVD, encoded by the coding sequence ATGAAAAAATCCCGCTTTTTGCGGGTGGCCCTTCTATCGGTCCCGGCCCTGGCCGTTCAGGCGGGTTTTAATTTGGGCCTGACCGGGGCGGCAAAATCCCGGGCCAAACATCTCGAAGATAAAATCAACGCCGGGCCCTCGGTGGAATCCCGGATCAACACACCGGGCTGGGCGGATTCCCCCTTCATCTCCCGGGACGGACAGCGGCTGTATTTCATGTATTCCCGTTGGGATTTCGGGCCCGTCTTTTTGTCGACCGGCGGGCTGCCGGTCCTTCGGGGGCCGGACCGTCCGGGCCATCACAAGGACGACGTGAATCCCTACGACGACTCGGACCTCTACGTGGCCACCAAACGGGGCGACGGTTCCTGGGACACTCCGGTCAATATGGGGTTCAACAGCGCGGGGGGGGACGCCAGCGGCATGGAGCTTTCCTCCGGGACGTTTTTTGTGTGGATCAAACCCACCCTGCCTTCGGGCCTCCCGGACATTTATATCTCCACCCGGGACGCCTTCGGCCATTGGAGCGCCCCCGTCGGCATCAGCCCCCACATCAACACCGTTAATCTCGAAGACAATCCGCACCTGTGGCCCGACGGCAATTCCATGTGGTTCACCTCCGATCGGGGCGGGGGAGCGGGCGGGAAGGATATTTGGTTTTCCAGCAAAACGGCCGGGGTGTGGAACACGCCGGTCAACGCCGGCCCGACCTTAAACACCGCCGCGGACGAGGACCAATTTTGGGTCAGCCCCGTGAACTTCGACGTCTACTTCACACGGGACAATCAAATTTATCGTTCGTCCTTTTCGGGCCTCGGTTACACGGCCCCGACGCTGGTGAATCTGGGTTTGGCCGTGGCGGCGGAGCCTTCCATCACCGACGACGGCCAGGACCTTTACTTCGCCACCGGCGACACCACCACGGCCCATATTCGGATCATGCACGCCCGGTCCCTGGGCGGCGGCCACTGGGCCACGCCGGTGCCGGTGGATTAA
- a CDS encoding peptidase: MSFCLGIKVKDGLIGIADTRLISGTERITARKVTVHKHGKNSLFLMTSGLRSVRDKALTYFDEVIARDQGATRLYKVVNAFADQIRRVAEEDKKPLENAGLQFDLHALVGGQFEEDADPKLYMIYPQGNWVELGDATPFYIIGESGYGKPVLERTIQYNSELAYALKVGFLAFNATIACAINVDYPIDVVMLRSGTDRIIEQRFEKDELYDISKKWQALIRASVNELPSDWMDKILSRLPAATGENRPLAAHVV, translated from the coding sequence ATGTCGTTCTGCTTGGGGATTAAGGTCAAGGACGGTCTCATCGGCATCGCCGACACGCGGCTCATTTCGGGAACGGAGCGGATCACCGCCCGGAAGGTCACGGTCCACAAACACGGCAAGAATTCGCTGTTCCTCATGACCTCGGGCCTCCGCTCCGTGCGGGACAAGGCCCTGACCTATTTCGACGAGGTGATCGCCCGGGACCAGGGGGCGACGCGGCTGTACAAAGTCGTCAACGCCTTCGCCGACCAAATCCGGCGGGTGGCCGAGGAGGACAAAAAGCCGCTCGAAAACGCCGGCCTGCAATTCGACCTCCACGCCCTGGTGGGCGGGCAGTTCGAAGAAGACGCCGACCCCAAGCTCTACATGATCTACCCCCAGGGCAACTGGGTGGAGCTGGGGGACGCCACGCCCTTTTACATCATCGGCGAGTCGGGGTACGGCAAACCCGTCTTGGAGCGGACGATCCAATACAACTCCGAGCTGGCGTACGCGCTCAAAGTGGGCTTCCTCGCCTTCAACGCCACCATCGCCTGCGCGATCAACGTCGACTACCCCATCGACGTCGTCATGCTCCGGTCGGGAACCGACCGGATCATCGAGCAGCGGTTCGAAAAAGACGAACTCTACGACATTTCGAAAAAATGGCAGGCCCTCATCCGCGCCTCGGTGAACGAGCTTCCCTCCGACTGGATGGACAAAATCCTTTCGCGCCTTCCCGCCGCCACCGGGGAAAACCGTCCGTTGGCCGCCCATGTGGTTTGA